Proteins encoded within one genomic window of Amycolatopsis sp. 2-15:
- the holA gene encoding DNA polymerase III subunit delta — MTTAPAPLHLVLGEEELLIERAVRASLDAARAVDSTAEMTRNRVSELTPPVLAELVSPSLFSEGRVIVLDSAQDISQELADAVMAYLKAPADGIVLVVVHNGGGRSKAAKALPAALKKAGAEITECPKLTKPADRESFVRNEVRRVGGKIDAAGVMALMDTVGSDLRELSSAATQLVADTGGVIDEQAVRRYHTGRADVTGFAVAEKAVGGDRAAALESLRWAMQLGVPHVLVADALADAVRTIARVSAAGRGNPNQMAGELGMPPWKIRKAQGQSRGWGQDGLATAMRVVARLNAEVKGVAADADYALERAVVEVVAAKGER, encoded by the coding sequence GTGACCACCGCACCCGCGCCGCTCCACCTCGTCCTCGGTGAGGAAGAACTGCTCATCGAGCGGGCTGTCCGCGCGTCGCTGGACGCCGCGCGGGCCGTGGACTCGACGGCCGAGATGACGCGCAACCGGGTGTCGGAACTCACACCGCCTGTGCTCGCCGAGCTGGTGAGTCCTTCGCTGTTCAGCGAGGGGCGGGTCATCGTGCTCGACTCCGCGCAGGACATCTCGCAGGAGCTGGCGGACGCGGTGATGGCGTACCTCAAGGCGCCCGCCGACGGGATCGTGCTCGTGGTCGTGCACAACGGCGGCGGCCGCAGCAAAGCGGCCAAGGCGCTGCCGGCGGCGCTGAAAAAGGCGGGCGCGGAGATCACCGAGTGCCCGAAGCTGACGAAGCCCGCCGATCGGGAGTCGTTCGTGCGCAACGAGGTGCGCCGCGTGGGCGGCAAGATCGACGCCGCGGGCGTGATGGCGCTGATGGACACCGTCGGCTCCGACCTGCGCGAGCTCTCCTCCGCGGCGACGCAGCTCGTCGCTGACACCGGCGGTGTGATCGACGAGCAGGCCGTGCGCCGCTACCACACCGGCCGCGCCGACGTGACCGGCTTCGCCGTGGCGGAGAAGGCCGTGGGCGGCGACCGCGCGGCGGCCCTGGAGTCGCTGCGCTGGGCCATGCAGCTGGGCGTGCCGCACGTCCTGGTCGCCGACGCCCTCGCCGACGCAGTCCGCACGATCGCCCGCGTCTCCGCCGCCGGCCGCGGCAACCCGAACCAGATGGCCGGCGAGCTGGGCATGCCGCCGTGGAAGATCCGCAAGGCGCAGGGCCAGTCGCGCGGCTGGGGCCAGGACGGCCTCGCCACCGCGATGCGCGTGGTCGCCCGTCTGAACGCCGAGGTCAAGGGCGTAGCGGCCGACGCGGACTACGCCCTGGAACGCGCGGTCGTCGAGGTCGTCGCCGCCAAGGGCGAACGCTGA
- the rpsT gene encoding 30S ribosomal protein S20: MANIKSQIKRITTNEKARQRNLAIRSSVKTAIRKFREAADSGDKTKALELQRDAARKLDKAVTKGVIHANQAANKKSALAKRVNQL; encoded by the coding sequence ATGGCCAACATCAAGTCCCAGATCAAGCGCATCACCACCAACGAGAAGGCCCGTCAGCGCAACCTGGCGATCCGCTCCTCGGTGAAGACCGCGATCCGCAAGTTCCGTGAGGCCGCCGACTCCGGCGACAAGACCAAGGCCCTCGAACTCCAGCGCGACGCCGCCCGCAAGCTCGACAAGGCCGTCACCAAGGGCGTCATCCACGCCAACCAGGCCGCCAACAAGAAGTCGGCTCTCGCGAAGCGCGTGAACCAGCTCTGA
- the thrC gene encoding threonine synthase → MTVTLGTTSTKKTLDLGPAVELVSKEEGHRQPLAPEFVSAEDFSPLEVAYDFGRVRREDIEAGPKNIWRYKKLLPVPSTVEEIPNTEPGATRLVKADRLAKALGLKSLWVKDDTGNPTHSFKDRVVAVALAAAREFGFEVLACPSTGNLANATAAAAARAGWRSVVLIPKSLERAKILTTAVYDGDLIAVDGNYDDVNRLATQLAGEHPTWAFVNVNVRPYYSEGSKTLGYEVAEQLGWRLPEQIVVPIASGSQLTKVDKGFRELGQLGLVEASPYKVFGAQATGCSPVSAAFRAGHDVVQPVKPDTIARSLAIGNPADGPYVLDVVNRTGGAIEDVSDEEVVEGIRLLARTEGIFTETAGGVTVATAKKLIETGKLDPEADTVLLITGDGLKTLDALEGRIGPKATVPPSAEAVSKALGL, encoded by the coding sequence ATGACCGTTACCCTCGGCACGACCTCCACCAAGAAGACCCTGGACCTCGGTCCGGCCGTCGAACTGGTGTCGAAGGAAGAGGGCCACCGGCAGCCGCTCGCCCCGGAGTTCGTGTCCGCGGAGGACTTCTCGCCGCTCGAGGTCGCCTACGACTTCGGCCGCGTGCGCCGCGAAGACATCGAGGCCGGCCCCAAGAACATCTGGCGCTACAAGAAGCTCCTTCCCGTCCCCTCGACCGTCGAGGAGATCCCGAACACCGAACCCGGCGCCACCCGCCTGGTGAAGGCCGACCGCCTCGCCAAGGCGCTGGGCCTGAAGTCCCTGTGGGTCAAGGACGACACCGGCAACCCCACGCACTCCTTCAAGGACCGCGTGGTCGCCGTCGCGCTGGCCGCGGCCCGCGAGTTCGGCTTCGAGGTCCTCGCGTGTCCCTCGACCGGCAACCTGGCCAACGCGACGGCCGCCGCCGCGGCCCGCGCCGGCTGGCGGTCGGTCGTGCTGATCCCGAAGTCGCTCGAGCGCGCCAAGATTCTCACCACCGCGGTCTACGACGGTGATCTGATCGCCGTCGACGGCAACTACGACGACGTCAACCGCCTCGCCACCCAGCTCGCCGGCGAGCACCCGACGTGGGCGTTCGTCAACGTCAACGTGCGCCCCTACTACTCCGAAGGCTCCAAGACGCTCGGCTACGAGGTCGCCGAGCAGCTCGGCTGGCGCCTGCCAGAGCAGATCGTGGTGCCGATCGCCTCGGGCTCGCAGCTGACCAAGGTGGACAAGGGTTTCCGCGAGCTCGGCCAGCTCGGCCTCGTGGAAGCCAGCCCCTACAAGGTCTTCGGCGCGCAGGCCACCGGCTGCTCCCCCGTCTCGGCCGCCTTCCGCGCCGGCCACGACGTGGTCCAGCCCGTGAAGCCCGACACCATCGCCCGCTCGCTCGCGATCGGCAACCCCGCCGACGGCCCCTACGTTCTCGACGTCGTCAACCGCACCGGCGGTGCGATCGAGGACGTGAGCGACGAGGAGGTCGTGGAGGGCATCCGGCTGCTCGCGCGCACCGAAGGCATCTTCACCGAGACCGCCGGCGGCGTCACCGTCGCGACCGCGAAGAAGCTCATCGAGACCGGCAAGCTCGACCCCGAGGCCGACACCGTGCTGCTCATCACCGGCGACGGCCTCAAGACGCTCGACGCGCTCGAAGGCCGCATCGGCCCGAAGGCGACCGTGCCCCCGTCAGCCGAGGCCGTGAGCAAGGCCCTCGGCCTCTGA